In Thermodesulfobacteriota bacterium, a single window of DNA contains:
- a CDS encoding efflux RND transporter permease subunit yields the protein MKLVDTSIKKPVSVAVGVIFVVMFGVISLYKIPVQLTPDVEKPTITVDTTWEGGSPQEVETEVVRKQEDELKTVEGLVQMTSESQDGRGTIVLEFLVGTDLDAALVNVSNKLNQVREYPAEADRPVISSTDVRGSAMAWFILKPLPSNNVDINHFHDFAEDYIKPRFERVPGVGSSNVFGGREREMQVIVDPDALAARNITMLEMARAIDQENDNYSGGDFDEGKRRYVVRTIGEYKSPEDIEDVVITRKNGAPVYIRDVARVRLGYKDEEYAVRQNGEPAIAINAIKESGANSIEVMAGLKEAMDELNRGILKDRGITLYNVYNETGYIISAIDLVKHNLVIGGCLAIAVLLLFLRSGSSTLIIATAIPISVIGTFVMMALLGRTINVISLAGMSFAVGMVVDNSIVVLENIYRHMQMGKSRLRAAYDGTVEVWGAVLASTLTTAAVFLPVIFIEEQAGQLFRDIAIAISVSVILSLIVSITVIPAISAKILKIARGKEGKSLSNLWGYVDFAQVFADRVTNLVRRIMADPKLRMGVVCGFTFGAFLLSWVMMPKTEYLPEGNRNLIFGILLPPPGYNIQEFTDIGEQIEKDLRPYWEAKAGSPEAAKLDAPPIENFFYVARGRQVFMGAVAQEPDKVRELIPLMQRTLSKIPGMIAVVTQSSLFQRGLGEGRSINIQITGPELEKLVDIGQKAFFGVMQKIPGSQARPIPSLDLGSPEVQVVTDRVRASDVGLTNEELGFTVNALVDGAQVSDYLVEGDEIDLVLRGEDIYSSRTQDIEDLMINTPSGEMVTVGSVADVVVTTGPEQINHYERQRTIAIQVIPPDEMPLESAIETIEREIITPLRQAGELGGSYNVILTGTADDLTVTRQALQWNFLLAAAICFLLMSSLFESFLYPFVIMFSVPLAALGGFLGLAILNLFIYQALDVLTMLGFVILIGVVVNNAILIVHQALNNIREEGMELKDAVAESVKTRVRPIFMTTTTSVFGMLPLVLFPGSGSELYRGLGSVVVGGLVVSTLFTLFLVPAVFGIVWDAKENAANNWTRLRHTLGQLPSKLMSLF from the coding sequence ATGAAGCTAGTCGACACATCAATCAAAAAACCGGTAAGCGTAGCGGTTGGTGTGATATTTGTGGTCATGTTTGGGGTCATCTCCCTTTACAAAATACCCGTCCAGCTCACGCCCGATGTCGAAAAACCTACTATCACTGTTGACACCACCTGGGAGGGAGGCAGCCCGCAGGAGGTGGAAACCGAGGTCGTACGGAAGCAGGAAGACGAGTTAAAGACGGTCGAGGGCCTGGTCCAGATGACCAGTGAAAGCCAGGATGGGAGAGGGACTATCGTCCTAGAATTCCTGGTGGGAACTGACCTCGATGCTGCACTGGTGAATGTATCGAATAAATTAAACCAGGTGAGGGAATATCCGGCAGAGGCCGACCGGCCGGTAATAAGCAGTACGGATGTACGGGGAAGCGCTATGGCCTGGTTCATTCTTAAGCCGCTACCCAGCAATAACGTTGACATCAACCATTTTCACGACTTTGCAGAGGATTATATAAAACCTAGGTTTGAGCGGGTTCCCGGGGTCGGCTCCTCAAACGTATTCGGCGGACGGGAACGAGAGATGCAGGTAATTGTCGACCCTGATGCCCTTGCCGCACGGAATATCACCATGCTAGAGATGGCCAGGGCAATTGACCAGGAAAATGATAACTATAGCGGCGGGGATTTCGATGAAGGAAAACGCAGATACGTCGTCCGGACCATAGGAGAATACAAATCTCCGGAGGATATCGAGGACGTGGTCATCACCCGAAAAAACGGAGCGCCTGTTTACATAAGGGACGTGGCCAGGGTCAGATTGGGATACAAAGACGAGGAGTACGCTGTCCGTCAAAACGGTGAGCCGGCTATTGCCATTAATGCGATTAAGGAAAGCGGGGCTAATTCTATAGAGGTCATGGCCGGGCTCAAAGAAGCTATGGATGAGCTTAACCGGGGAATCTTGAAAGACCGCGGTATTACCTTGTACAACGTATACAATGAAACGGGATACATTATAAGTGCAATAGACCTGGTAAAGCATAACCTGGTAATAGGAGGATGCTTGGCTATTGCGGTCCTTTTACTCTTCCTGCGAAGCGGAAGCAGCACTCTGATCATCGCCACCGCCATCCCGATCAGTGTCATCGGAACCTTTGTGATGATGGCGCTCCTGGGCAGGACCATAAACGTTATAAGCCTGGCCGGAATGAGCTTCGCCGTAGGAATGGTCGTGGATAACTCCATAGTCGTCTTGGAGAATATTTACCGCCACATGCAGATGGGAAAATCACGTCTCAGGGCGGCGTATGATGGAACAGTAGAGGTTTGGGGCGCAGTTCTGGCAAGCACTCTCACCACTGCAGCGGTGTTTCTTCCGGTCATATTCATCGAGGAACAGGCCGGTCAGCTCTTTCGAGATATTGCCATTGCCATAAGCGTTTCCGTAATATTAAGCCTTATCGTTTCTATCACGGTAATTCCGGCCATTTCTGCCAAGATATTGAAGATTGCCCGGGGGAAAGAGGGTAAATCGTTATCAAACCTTTGGGGTTATGTCGACTTCGCCCAAGTATTTGCAGACAGAGTGACGAACCTGGTTCGCCGCATCATGGCCGACCCAAAGCTTCGTATGGGGGTAGTTTGTGGGTTTACGTTTGGCGCTTTTCTTCTTAGCTGGGTTATGATGCCCAAGACCGAATACCTGCCCGAGGGAAATCGTAATCTTATCTTCGGCATACTTCTTCCTCCTCCCGGATATAACATCCAGGAATTCACTGATATAGGTGAGCAAATTGAGAAGGACTTGAGACCTTATTGGGAAGCAAAAGCAGGTTCTCCCGAGGCGGCAAAACTAGATGCTCCTCCTATAGAGAACTTTTTCTACGTGGCCCGGGGACGTCAGGTATTCATGGGTGCCGTCGCCCAGGAGCCGGACAAGGTTCGTGAGCTGATTCCGTTGATGCAGCGAACTCTCAGCAAAATTCCGGGCATGATTGCGGTCGTCACTCAGTCCAGTCTTTTCCAGAGGGGATTGGGCGAGGGACGCTCCATCAACATCCAGATCACCGGTCCCGAGCTGGAAAAACTCGTGGACATCGGGCAAAAGGCCTTTTTTGGCGTAATGCAAAAAATACCCGGCAGTCAAGCCAGGCCCATTCCCAGCCTTGACCTGGGGAGCCCAGAGGTGCAGGTTGTGACCGATAGAGTAAGGGCATCGGATGTAGGCTTAACCAACGAGGAGCTGGGATTCACGGTTAACGCCCTGGTAGACGGTGCACAGGTGAGCGATTATCTGGTCGAAGGGGATGAGATTGACCTAGTGCTTCGTGGAGAGGATATATATTCGAGCCGAACCCAAGATATCGAAGACCTTATGATTAATACACCTAGCGGTGAGATGGTAACCGTCGGCTCGGTGGCGGATGTTGTGGTAACCACTGGTCCTGAGCAGATAAATCACTACGAACGCCAGAGGACGATTGCTATTCAGGTAATACCTCCCGACGAAATGCCGCTCGAATCGGCGATTGAAACAATCGAGAGAGAGATCATAACACCGCTTCGCCAGGCTGGTGAGCTGGGCGGGTCTTATAACGTCATCCTCACCGGGACGGCAGACGACCTGACCGTTACCCGGCAAGCACTCCAGTGGAATTTCCTCCTGGCTGCGGCAATTTGTTTTCTCCTGATGTCTTCTCTCTTTGAGAGTTTCCTTTATCCTTTTGTCATTATGTTCAGTGTTCCGCTCGCCGCGCTGGGCGGCTTTCTCGGGCTGGCTATCTTGAACCTCTTTATTTATCAGGCGCTCGATGTTCTTACCATGCTCGGGTTTGTGATATTGATTGGAGTTGTGGTGAACAACGCAATCTTGATCGTACATCAGGCCCTCAACAACATACGTGAGGAGGGAATGGAATTAAAAGATGCCGTGGCTGAGTCGGTAAAAACCCGTGTCCGGCCGATTTTTATGACCACGACCACAAGCGTCTTTGGTATGCTTCCTCTGGTTTTGTTCCCCGGCTCCGGTTCGGAGTTGTATAGAGGATTGGGAAGCGTCGTAGTCGGAGGGCTCGTGGTTTCTACCCTCTTCACCCTCTTTCTGGTACCGGCGGTGTTTGGGATTGTTTGGGATGCCAAGGAAAATGCCGCCAACAACTGGACGAGGCTTCGCCACACCCTCGGTCAATTGCCGTCAAAGCTGATGTCGCTCTTTTAG
- the radA gene encoding DNA repair protein RadA: MKKSKSQYQFVCQNCGNSSPRWLGKCPACDEWNSYVEEKIEKQRTPRMKELRGSSPLSITRIESGKEERIKTKIGELDRVLGGGFVPGSVVLVGGDPGIGKSTLALQMLNNIGISNMNVLYVTGEESPDQVKMRAERIGIGSDKLFVFSETLVENIIEQLEKLSPVVVVVDSIQTTYTGDFPSAPGSVGQIRECTAKLMQYSKANGTAVFLVGHVTKEGTIAGPKVLEHLVDTVLYFEGGREHPYRILRAVKNRFGSTNEIGVFEMNESGLQEVKNPSEIFLSERPLGASGSVVTPSLEGTRPILVEIQALVSPCNFGVPRRTTIGLDYNRVSLLVAVLEKRAGLHILSQDIFMNVAGGVRVEEPAIDLGISMAVTSSFLNKPVQSDVVVFGEVGLSGEIRCVSQAELRIKEAEKLGFKKCILPTINFERFKPQDNNISLVGVGSIEKAIEALF, from the coding sequence ATGAAAAAATCCAAGTCACAATATCAATTCGTCTGTCAGAACTGCGGGAACTCGTCTCCCAGATGGCTGGGAAAGTGTCCCGCCTGTGACGAATGGAATTCTTACGTGGAAGAAAAGATAGAAAAGCAAAGAACCCCCCGGATGAAAGAACTTCGGGGTTCTTCGCCACTCTCCATCACTCGTATAGAAAGCGGAAAAGAGGAAAGAATCAAAACAAAGATTGGCGAGCTGGATAGGGTTCTGGGCGGCGGATTCGTTCCTGGCTCAGTCGTCTTGGTGGGTGGCGACCCCGGAATTGGAAAATCGACCCTGGCCCTTCAGATGTTGAATAACATAGGCATATCCAACATGAATGTCCTCTACGTTACCGGAGAAGAATCTCCAGACCAGGTAAAAATGAGAGCAGAGCGAATTGGAATAGGCTCAGACAAGCTCTTTGTATTCTCGGAAACCTTGGTCGAGAATATCATAGAACAATTAGAAAAACTTTCTCCAGTCGTAGTGGTGGTCGATTCCATACAGACGACCTATACGGGGGATTTCCCCTCTGCTCCGGGAAGCGTTGGACAGATTAGGGAGTGCACGGCCAAGCTCATGCAATACTCAAAAGCAAACGGCACCGCAGTTTTTCTGGTAGGCCATGTCACCAAGGAAGGAACCATAGCCGGTCCCAAGGTTCTTGAACACCTGGTAGATACCGTTCTTTACTTCGAGGGCGGACGGGAGCATCCTTACAGAATTCTAAGAGCGGTGAAGAACAGGTTCGGCTCAACGAACGAAATAGGCGTCTTTGAGATGAATGAGAGCGGACTCCAGGAGGTAAAAAACCCCTCGGAGATCTTTCTCTCCGAACGGCCCTTGGGGGCCTCCGGCTCCGTCGTTACTCCCAGCCTCGAGGGTACAAGGCCGATACTGGTAGAGATTCAGGCCCTGGTCTCCCCGTGTAACTTCGGCGTGCCCAGGAGGACCACCATCGGGCTCGACTATAACCGAGTCTCCCTTCTGGTGGCGGTGCTCGAAAAAAGAGCAGGGCTTCATATTCTCAGCCAGGATATCTTCATGAACGTTGCCGGTGGGGTCAGGGTTGAAGAGCCGGCAATAGACCTGGGTATCAGCATGGCGGTTACGTCGAGCTTTCTCAACAAGCCGGTTCAATCAGACGTGGTTGTTTTTGGGGAAGTCGGTCTTTCCGGGGAAATCCGCTGTGTTTCTCAAGCTGAGTTGAGAATAAAGGAAGCCGAAAAATTGGGATTCAAGAAGTGTATTCTTCCCACAATAAATTTTGAGAGATTTAAACCGCAGGATAACAACATTTCCTTGGTCGGTGTGGGTTCCATCGAAAAGGCCATCGAAGCCCTTTTCTGA
- a CDS encoding ATP-binding protein, giving the protein MKKVRELSANEVYRRCDLSAYGFKTTEELGVCEEFIGQERAVKAIHFGLGMEHRGYNLYLAGPLGVGKTSAIRTILSKVAKTKPAPPDWCFVYNFNNPNEPKAVSFPTGMGRVFKKDMEGLLEMLKVDIPKAFESKEYEEEKQRIMNESQKQKGMLFEELQKKATEEEMQIQYTPTGIITIPLFHGKPITQENYANLDEFHKEEIRKRKEKIDEEVAEVFKRIRKLEKDAMEKLKELEKKVALFAVRDLLESVREKYNNYPSVIDYLDMMQRHILEHIDNFLPDKVAEGGPTLPFPTPPQPKPTFTEYQVNVFIDNSGSEGAPVIFETHPTYTNLFGSIEREVRFGVLVTDFTMIQPGSLAKANGGYLVVEAIDILKYPFVWDSLKKVLENEELRIEDVYQQYGLMTTVGIRPEPIKLNLKVIVTGNPYIYQILYAYDEDFRKLFKVKADFDTVVERSDELLYKYACYIKSFCDNEGIRHFDRSGVEALIEHCSRMAGNQNKLSVQFGAIAKIAREADYWAGMDGNAGYVTREHIEKAIEEKIYRSNMVEEKIREMIEKGMILVDTKGETVGQINGLAVYNLGDYVFGKPSRITCETFLGSEGVVNIERKARLSGNIHDKGVLILSGYLGAKYAQNKPLSLSASLGFEQSYEMIDGDSASVAELVAILSSLSSVPIKQNFAVTGSVNQKGQIQPIGGVNEKVEGFYYACKAKGLTGEQGVIIPHQNVNDLMLKGEVVEAIRGGRFHIYPVETVDQAIEALTGMEAGEKGPNGEFKKGTVNYLVNKRLKEFTEEFKKLARQRAGKGKENNEEGEE; this is encoded by the coding sequence ATGAAAAAAGTCAGAGAGCTTTCCGCTAATGAGGTTTACCGGCGCTGCGACCTAAGTGCTTACGGATTCAAGACGACAGAGGAACTCGGGGTCTGCGAGGAATTTATCGGCCAGGAAAGAGCGGTCAAGGCTATACATTTCGGCCTGGGGATGGAGCATAGAGGATATAATCTTTATCTTGCCGGTCCCCTAGGCGTCGGCAAGACTAGCGCTATAAGAACTATATTATCCAAGGTCGCCAAGACCAAGCCCGCCCCTCCCGATTGGTGTTTCGTCTATAACTTTAATAATCCTAACGAACCCAAGGCCGTCAGCTTTCCCACCGGTATGGGAAGGGTATTCAAGAAGGATATGGAAGGCCTTCTAGAGATGCTCAAGGTGGATATACCGAAGGCCTTCGAGAGCAAGGAGTATGAAGAAGAGAAGCAGCGGATTATGAACGAGTCACAGAAGCAAAAGGGTATGTTGTTTGAAGAGCTTCAAAAAAAAGCCACCGAAGAAGAGATGCAGATACAGTACACGCCGACCGGGATAATAACCATTCCCCTTTTCCACGGGAAACCAATTACCCAAGAAAATTACGCCAACCTTGACGAATTTCACAAGGAGGAGATAAGAAAGAGAAAAGAGAAGATAGATGAAGAGGTAGCCGAGGTTTTCAAGAGAATCAGAAAGCTAGAGAAGGATGCCATGGAAAAACTGAAGGAACTGGAGAAAAAGGTAGCCCTTTTTGCGGTGAGGGACCTACTAGAGAGCGTCAGGGAAAAATACAACAACTATCCCTCGGTAATCGATTACCTGGACATGATGCAGAGGCACATACTCGAGCACATCGATAACTTTTTGCCGGATAAGGTCGCCGAAGGAGGGCCCACCCTTCCCTTTCCAACCCCTCCTCAGCCCAAACCCACTTTTACCGAGTATCAAGTCAACGTTTTCATAGACAATTCCGGCTCTGAGGGGGCTCCCGTAATTTTCGAGACCCATCCCACCTATACCAACCTGTTCGGCTCCATAGAAAGAGAGGTAAGGTTTGGTGTACTGGTAACCGATTTTACCATGATTCAACCGGGTTCGCTGGCCAAGGCGAACGGCGGTTATCTGGTAGTCGAGGCAATAGATATTCTTAAATATCCATTTGTCTGGGACTCTCTCAAAAAAGTATTGGAGAACGAGGAGCTGAGAATAGAAGACGTCTACCAACAATATGGCCTCATGACTACGGTCGGCATCAGACCGGAACCCATAAAATTAAACCTCAAGGTCATAGTCACCGGCAACCCCTATATTTACCAGATACTTTACGCCTACGACGAGGACTTCCGAAAGCTATTCAAGGTAAAAGCCGATTTCGATACGGTGGTGGAGAGGTCGGATGAACTCCTTTACAAGTACGCCTGCTATATCAAGTCCTTCTGCGATAACGAGGGTATAAGGCACTTTGACCGGAGCGGCGTCGAAGCCTTAATAGAGCACTGCTCCAGGATGGCCGGCAATCAAAACAAGTTATCGGTTCAATTTGGGGCCATAGCCAAGATCGCCAGGGAAGCCGATTACTGGGCAGGCATGGATGGAAACGCTGGATACGTGACTCGGGAGCACATAGAGAAAGCAATCGAGGAAAAAATCTATCGATCAAACATGGTCGAGGAAAAGATAAGAGAGATGATCGAAAAGGGAATGATACTGGTAGACACCAAGGGTGAGACCGTGGGGCAAATTAACGGACTCGCCGTTTACAACTTAGGAGATTACGTGTTTGGGAAGCCTTCCCGAATCACCTGCGAGACGTTCCTAGGGAGTGAAGGGGTTGTCAATATCGAAAGGAAGGCCCGGTTGAGCGGCAATATCCACGACAAAGGTGTTCTCATACTGAGTGGATATTTGGGAGCTAAGTACGCCCAGAATAAACCCTTAAGCCTTTCGGCGAGCCTCGGTTTCGAGCAGAGTTACGAGATGATCGACGGCGACAGCGCATCCGTCGCCGAGCTTGTAGCAATTCTATCAAGCCTATCCAGCGTCCCGATCAAACAAAATTTCGCAGTTACCGGGTCGGTAAACCAGAAGGGACAGATACAACCTATTGGAGGCGTAAACGAAAAAGTGGAGGGGTTTTACTATGCTTGCAAGGCCAAGGGCCTGACCGGGGAGCAGGGAGTAATAATCCCCCACCAAAACGTAAATGACCTGATGTTAAAGGGCGAGGTTGTCGAGGCAATAAGAGGAGGCCGGTTTCATATTTACCCGGTAGAAACTGTGGACCAGGCCATAGAGGCCCTGACCGGTATGGAGGCCGGGGAAAAGGGCCCTAACGGAGAATTCAAGAAGGGTACGGTGAACTATCTTGTCAACAAGCGCCTCAAGGAGTTTACGGAGGAATTCAAAAAGCTTGCCAGGCAAAGAGCCGGAAAGGGGAAGGAGAACAATGAGGAGGGAGAGGAGTAG
- a CDS encoding acetoacetate decarboxylase family protein: protein MKVIKLSSRAVSVVLLATFIGLGGLKAAYSEDLPAPQLVTDAWMLIIGFEADPEALKAILPPGLELNPSNMVVMNMYTVPDASQTSGFGAYTLTYLTVQLKDQDSYIMGSETGEPGRYFAFYFNSSQLMRDFTTKVGIPAQEGMTKQTKEDGKLTSVLEVGGKPFIVATADVGEDFQPAAGGHLNYFGLKKSEMDGKEMTRIMKYPIPFVVRTVKTENTKVEFTKNIPADHPLNKIKPKKIVWGSYMKGSFVYPQAVVLKEWETTAKK from the coding sequence ATGAAGGTAATAAAGCTTAGTAGTAGAGCTGTTTCAGTTGTATTGCTGGCTACTTTTATCGGTCTGGGAGGACTTAAAGCGGCCTATTCTGAGGACCTGCCTGCACCTCAGCTTGTGACCGATGCTTGGATGCTAATTATTGGGTTCGAGGCGGATCCGGAAGCGCTCAAGGCCATTCTTCCGCCAGGGCTCGAACTCAATCCCAGCAACATGGTGGTTATGAACATGTACACGGTTCCGGATGCGTCCCAAACCTCCGGGTTTGGGGCATACACGCTCACCTATCTTACGGTGCAGTTGAAGGACCAAGACTCATATATCATGGGTTCTGAGACAGGAGAGCCGGGCAGGTATTTTGCCTTCTATTTCAACAGCTCCCAGTTGATGCGGGATTTCACTACTAAAGTGGGAATCCCTGCCCAGGAGGGGATGACCAAGCAAACAAAGGAAGATGGGAAGCTGACATCGGTGCTGGAGGTGGGAGGAAAACCGTTTATAGTAGCGACGGCGGATGTGGGCGAAGACTTCCAGCCCGCAGCAGGAGGGCATCTCAATTACTTCGGGTTGAAGAAGTCAGAAATGGACGGCAAAGAGATGACTCGAATCATGAAATACCCGATTCCTTTTGTTGTGAGAACCGTGAAGACCGAGAATACCAAGGTTGAATTTACGAAGAATATACCCGCGGACCATCCACTCAACAAAATTAAACCCAAGAAGATTGTATGGGGATCTTACATGAAAGGCAGTTTTGTGTATCCCCAGGCAGTAGTTCTCAAGGAATGGGAAACTACTGCCAAGAAGTAA
- a CDS encoding MBL fold metallo-hydrolase produces MLKISDDIILTWLGHASFKLEAGDKTIYIDPWKVKKGQADLIFITHSHFDHLSPDDVRRIQKKDTVIIATKDSASKLKGNIRTVKPGDNVEIDDIQIQAVPAYNIGKNYHPKTNDWVGFVVTLGGRKIYHAGDTDAIPEMKKISVDIALLPIGGTYTMTAEEAAQIANEFSPRLVVPMHWGTIVGSEADAERFKGLFKGETSILKPG; encoded by the coding sequence ATGCTAAAGATCAGCGACGACATCATCTTAACCTGGCTTGGACATGCCAGCTTTAAGCTCGAAGCAGGCGATAAGACGATCTATATAGACCCGTGGAAGGTCAAAAAGGGCCAAGCCGACCTAATTTTTATAACCCACTCCCATTTCGACCACCTATCTCCAGACGATGTGAGAAGGATTCAGAAAAAGGATACCGTTATCATTGCCACCAAGGATTCCGCATCGAAGTTAAAGGGGAATATAAGAACAGTAAAGCCGGGTGATAATGTGGAGATTGACGACATACAAATTCAAGCGGTACCAGCTTACAATATAGGGAAAAATTATCATCCAAAGACCAATGACTGGGTTGGCTTTGTAGTCACTTTAGGCGGGAGGAAAATCTATCATGCCGGCGACACTGATGCCATCCCGGAGATGAAAAAGATTAGTGTTGATATAGCCCTTCTTCCCATTGGAGGGACGTATACCATGACCGCGGAGGAAGCCGCTCAAATTGCCAATGAATTTAGCCCTAGATTAGTAGTTCCCATGCACTGGGGCACAATTGTCGGTTCGGAGGCGGATGCGGAAAGGTTCAAAGGGCTTTTTAAAGGGGAAACGAGCATCCTTAAACCAGGATGA
- a CDS encoding tyrosine-type recombinase/integrase: protein MASLQFKCNTYYGVFSVNGRKKWVKIGSVTKQEAQKILRQLELEFIRDKFNLTPPKTITLYEFIDKYMDYCKANKSELTVSREEWTMTLFKKFFRNIEISQISTESVEAYKLTRVRKKLKPKTINRELEIVRFMLNKAHEWGYIQTPPKIRLLKVQKRPPKLLTIEDINKLLEHANPWLKPMIIVILNSGVRVGELLSLKFSDIDFNNRTLTVIASKTGNFRVLPINEELYQIFLYLKDNYIDPNTLEVSVRKPEQLVYIFCKPDGSKLKSIRTSFNKCCRGVGVKATPYHLRHQFASYLIMNGADLVSVKELMGHTEISTTMIYAHLLPSYKSGMVEKLPWIKNPNSFKRE from the coding sequence ATGGCTTCTCTCCAATTTAAGTGCAATACCTACTACGGGGTATTTAGTGTTAATGGAAGGAAGAAATGGGTTAAAATCGGTTCTGTAACTAAACAGGAAGCCCAGAAGATACTGAGACAGCTTGAATTAGAGTTCATAAGGGATAAGTTCAATCTCACTCCACCAAAAACTATTACTTTATATGAGTTCATTGATAAATACATGGATTATTGCAAAGCAAACAAATCTGAGCTAACTGTGTCCAGAGAAGAGTGGACTATGACTCTCTTTAAGAAATTTTTTAGGAATATAGAAATCAGCCAAATAAGCACGGAATCGGTAGAAGCTTATAAGCTTACGAGGGTTCGCAAAAAATTGAAACCTAAGACAATAAATAGGGAATTAGAGATAGTTAGGTTTATGCTAAATAAAGCCCATGAATGGGGTTACATCCAAACTCCACCGAAGATACGGTTGTTAAAAGTACAAAAACGTCCTCCAAAACTTCTTACTATTGAAGACATAAATAAGTTATTAGAACATGCCAATCCCTGGTTGAAACCAATGATTATCGTGATACTTAATTCAGGGGTTAGGGTAGGGGAGCTATTAAGTCTAAAATTTTCAGATATTGATTTTAACAACCGAACTCTAACAGTAATAGCGAGCAAAACAGGTAACTTCAGGGTACTTCCCATTAATGAAGAATTGTATCAAATCTTTCTTTATTTGAAGGACAACTATATTGACCCCAATACGCTAGAAGTATCTGTCAGGAAACCAGAGCAACTAGTTTATATCTTTTGTAAACCGGATGGAAGTAAGCTAAAAAGCATTAGAACCAGTTTTAATAAATGTTGTCGGGGAGTGGGAGTCAAAGCTACTCCTTATCATCTAAGACATCAATTTGCTAGCTATTTGATAATGAATGGGGCTGACCTTGTCTCCGTAAAGGAATTGATGGGTCATACCGAAATATCCACTACCATGATTTATGCCCATCTTTTACCCTCCTATAAATCTGGAATGGTGGAAAAATTGCCTTGGATTAAAAATCCAAACAGTTTTAAACGGGAATGA